A genomic window from Rhodococcus sp. KBS0724 includes:
- a CDS encoding isopenicillin N synthase family oxygenase: MTYEMTELNRESRMGGLGTETTDREVRRIDLSDFENRRSEIADELWSAATDIGFFQVINHGIDIGEVRKAFAATENFFALQSEVKAQYPLKRGFNSGWESMSQVRPSIGTPDQKESYQVTRPHMGDLWPTDEELAGFRETILDFESRCWGVAMALLSCFADKLGFERDFFTKAHDPSLASYQSTLRLLHYFPLAPDADVEGMWRAGAHTDFDCLTLLFQRDGQGGLQLCPGKEMETQEWTSVEPAEEAITCNIGDMLMRWSDDVLPSNFHRVKSPGPDDYRGPRYSLAFFAQANRDIVIEGPAGKYPPITAEDYIYQRVNANFAR; this comes from the coding sequence ATGACGTACGAGATGACAGAACTCAACCGCGAGAGCCGTATGGGCGGCCTTGGTACCGAAACAACCGACCGCGAAGTGCGTCGGATCGATCTCTCCGATTTCGAGAACCGTCGAAGTGAAATAGCCGACGAGTTATGGTCGGCTGCAACGGATATCGGATTCTTTCAGGTAATCAACCACGGAATCGACATCGGTGAAGTGCGCAAGGCGTTTGCCGCGACCGAGAACTTCTTTGCGCTGCAAAGCGAGGTCAAGGCCCAGTATCCGCTGAAGAGGGGATTCAATTCCGGCTGGGAGAGCATGTCGCAAGTGCGGCCGTCGATCGGGACGCCCGACCAGAAGGAGTCCTACCAGGTAACTCGGCCCCACATGGGTGACCTGTGGCCCACGGACGAGGAACTTGCGGGTTTCCGCGAAACTATTCTCGACTTCGAGTCACGATGCTGGGGCGTCGCGATGGCACTGCTGTCGTGCTTCGCTGACAAACTCGGATTCGAGCGCGACTTCTTCACGAAGGCTCACGATCCGTCTCTCGCCAGCTACCAGAGCACTCTCCGGTTGCTGCACTACTTCCCGCTTGCTCCGGATGCCGATGTCGAGGGAATGTGGCGGGCCGGCGCCCACACCGATTTCGACTGCCTGACGTTGCTTTTCCAACGCGACGGTCAGGGCGGACTGCAGTTGTGCCCAGGAAAGGAGATGGAGACCCAGGAATGGACGTCGGTGGAACCCGCCGAGGAAGCCATCACCTGCAACATCGGTGACATGCTGATGCGATGGAGCGACGATGTACTGCCGTCGAACTTCCATCGCGTCAAGAGCCCTGGCCCGGACGACTACCGCGGCCCTCGATACAGCCTGGCATTCTTCGCGCAGGCCAACCGCGACATCGTGATCGAAGGTCCGGCCGGGAAGTATCCGCCGATCACCGCCGAGGACTACATCTACCAGCGCGTGAACGCCAACTTCGCCCGCTGA
- a CDS encoding acyl-CoA synthetase, with translation MPGLATKIADTIGAVGVMARAGLIPFPRLDKGLKSIAAVDKYGPFAGPVHAHAEGGLDAVAIIDERGSITYTELERQSNALVRAWQADGITSESVMGAMCRNHRGLVLTMLAAAKNGTKLVLMNTGFARPQLVDVAARENVAAFVYDDEFTEVADALPAASRRYRSWTERENTTIRTLDDVIAGRSTSAVPAPERNGGFVLLTSGTTGTPKGAPRSHTSPLASAQFLDRVPLRRGQTMMMAAPAFHGTGVSQFALALGLGQTVVMHRKFDPENTIRLVAQHKCDSLVVVPTMLTRIIDLGPEVLSKYDTSHLKIIFSAGSSLSPDLCKRVTEAFGYVLYNLYGSTEVAVATVATPEDLTIAPGTAGRAPVTCHVELFDDKNQKINSPHTIGRIFVSSGLSFEGYTDGRDKERINGLLSTGDVGHFDANGLLFVDGRDDDMIVSGGENVYPLEVENLLADHADVLEAAVIGVEDADFGHRLRAFVVIAPGADKNAEDLKTHVRSNLARYKVPREILFIDELPRNATGKLLRRVLIEMDVDEH, from the coding sequence ATGCCCGGATTGGCCACCAAGATCGCAGACACCATCGGCGCCGTGGGAGTAATGGCTCGAGCGGGCCTGATTCCATTTCCCCGCCTCGACAAGGGCCTGAAATCCATTGCAGCCGTGGACAAATACGGCCCCTTTGCCGGACCCGTCCATGCGCATGCAGAAGGTGGTCTCGACGCGGTAGCCATCATCGACGAACGTGGATCCATCACGTATACCGAACTGGAACGACAGAGCAACGCACTCGTTCGGGCCTGGCAGGCCGACGGCATCACATCCGAATCCGTAATGGGCGCTATGTGCCGGAACCATCGAGGCCTGGTTCTGACCATGCTCGCGGCAGCCAAGAACGGCACCAAACTTGTCCTCATGAACACGGGCTTTGCGCGCCCTCAACTGGTCGACGTCGCGGCCCGTGAAAATGTCGCGGCATTCGTCTACGACGACGAGTTCACCGAAGTCGCCGACGCCCTCCCCGCGGCCAGCAGACGATACCGATCCTGGACAGAGCGGGAAAACACCACCATCCGCACCCTCGATGACGTCATTGCGGGTCGAAGCACCTCCGCGGTGCCCGCGCCGGAGCGCAATGGTGGGTTTGTACTTCTGACCAGCGGAACCACCGGAACCCCGAAAGGCGCGCCGCGCAGCCACACGTCACCGTTGGCGTCGGCGCAGTTCCTCGACCGGGTACCACTGCGCCGCGGGCAGACGATGATGATGGCAGCACCCGCGTTCCACGGCACCGGCGTCTCCCAGTTCGCGCTCGCGCTCGGATTGGGACAGACCGTCGTGATGCATCGGAAATTCGACCCCGAGAACACGATCAGGCTTGTGGCGCAACACAAGTGCGACAGCCTTGTCGTGGTTCCGACTATGCTGACCCGCATCATCGACCTCGGCCCCGAAGTACTGTCGAAGTACGACACTTCACATCTGAAGATCATTTTCTCCGCCGGGTCGTCGCTCTCACCCGATCTGTGCAAACGAGTAACGGAGGCATTCGGCTACGTTCTCTATAACCTGTACGGATCCACCGAAGTAGCGGTCGCCACTGTCGCCACACCCGAAGATCTCACCATCGCACCGGGCACCGCCGGCCGGGCGCCCGTCACGTGCCACGTCGAACTGTTCGACGACAAAAACCAGAAAATCAACTCCCCCCACACAATCGGGCGAATCTTCGTCTCGAGCGGCCTCAGCTTCGAGGGGTACACAGACGGCCGCGACAAGGAGCGCATCAACGGACTCCTCTCCACCGGCGACGTCGGGCACTTCGACGCCAACGGTCTACTGTTTGTCGACGGCCGCGACGACGACATGATCGTCTCCGGCGGCGAAAATGTGTATCCCCTCGAAGTCGAGAACCTACTTGCTGATCACGCGGATGTACTGGAAGCTGCGGTAATCGGTGTGGAGGACGCAGACTTCGGGCACCGACTGCGCGCGTTTGTCGTCATCGCCCCCGGCGCAGACAAGAACGCCGAGGATCTGAAAACGCATGTTCGTTCCAACTTGGCGCGCTACAAGGTGCCCCGTGAAATCCTGTTCATCGACGAACTCCCCCGCAATGCAACGGGAAAGCTGTTGCGCCGCGTACTGATCGAGATGGACGTCGACGAACACTAG
- a CDS encoding sensor histidine kinase, which yields MNRTEVPDRIQRYVRYVPLVVVPCLLIASTYPGEYRVPVTYWIFSMLSVLVFVTGRRWPVLASLAISALAVPMFVADAWGLSELVPYLGAVAVVDVTMRAERRELVAVSATGWCGSVLAGIWFESHDAFWSVTTAVKVLAYVGLPLLLGLYLRSQRELAANNLAQTRAAERSALARELHDLVAHHMASIVLRIGVAQHVLAPQDEAVQEVLTDVHATASDALTDIRRLLVALRDPSLGEVALVEPDAVGAEIEAAVDRVRAADFQVQAHVESGAADLDAIGRLTLLRVIQESLTNVMKHGRKKEPVSVSVRRKDGRVEVRVSNNFDGSAKGAGHGLVGMRERAKLVGGEMTAGTLGDGRWELYVSIPLVAEGGDS from the coding sequence GTGAACCGGACAGAGGTGCCAGATCGGATTCAGCGGTATGTGCGCTACGTGCCGTTGGTGGTGGTTCCTTGCCTGCTGATCGCCAGCACGTATCCCGGGGAGTATCGGGTCCCCGTCACCTACTGGATCTTCTCGATGCTGTCGGTGCTCGTCTTCGTCACCGGCCGTCGATGGCCGGTCCTCGCGTCCCTGGCCATCTCGGCGCTCGCCGTTCCGATGTTCGTCGCCGACGCGTGGGGGCTGTCCGAACTTGTCCCGTATCTCGGCGCGGTAGCCGTTGTCGACGTCACGATGCGGGCCGAGCGCCGGGAACTGGTCGCCGTATCGGCAACCGGGTGGTGCGGTTCCGTACTGGCAGGGATCTGGTTCGAATCTCACGACGCATTCTGGTCGGTCACCACTGCTGTGAAAGTGCTTGCATACGTGGGTTTGCCGCTGCTGCTCGGATTGTATCTGCGCTCGCAGCGTGAATTGGCCGCGAATAATCTCGCGCAGACCCGCGCAGCGGAGCGCAGTGCGCTCGCCCGCGAATTGCATGACCTCGTTGCGCACCACATGGCGTCGATCGTCCTGAGAATCGGAGTCGCTCAACACGTATTGGCACCGCAGGACGAAGCCGTGCAGGAAGTCCTCACCGACGTGCATGCGACGGCATCGGATGCGCTGACCGATATTCGCCGCCTTCTCGTCGCATTGCGCGATCCCTCGCTCGGCGAGGTTGCTCTGGTCGAACCGGACGCCGTCGGTGCGGAAATCGAGGCCGCGGTCGATCGTGTCCGTGCAGCCGACTTCCAGGTTCAGGCGCACGTCGAGTCGGGCGCCGCTGACCTCGACGCCATCGGCCGGCTGACGTTGTTGCGGGTAATTCAGGAATCGCTGACCAACGTCATGAAGCACGGACGCAAGAAGGAACCCGTCTCGGTATCTGTGCGGCGCAAGGACGGTCGGGTCGAGGTCAGGGTGAGCAACAATTTCGATGGATCGGCGAAGGGCGCCGGACACGGCCTCGTCGGAATGAGGGAGCGTGCAAAGTTGGTCGGCGGTGAGATGACCGCCGGCACGCTCGGTGACGGCAGATGGGAGTTATACGTGAGTATTCCGCTGGTAGCCGAGGGTGGCGACTCGTGA
- a CDS encoding response regulator transcription factor, with translation MITVLVVDDQRLVRAGLRMLCTAAEDMTISGEASNGVEAIALAAELDPDVILMDLRMPGLDGIDATRQIVKSGRRSRILVLTTFDDDDHLYPALAAGASGFLVKDTEPAELLGAIRRVAEGEMVFSPELLRRVVDRAVIGAAAGTAVTEAVSLTERESQVLALVAEGKSNQEIGDVLHLGVTTVKTHVANLMSKTGCDNRVRLAVYHLQNRQ, from the coding sequence GTGATCACTGTGTTGGTCGTCGACGACCAGCGACTTGTGCGCGCCGGTTTGCGGATGCTGTGCACTGCGGCCGAGGATATGACCATATCCGGTGAGGCGTCGAACGGCGTCGAGGCGATAGCGCTTGCTGCTGAACTGGATCCCGACGTGATCCTGATGGACTTGAGGATGCCCGGCCTCGACGGGATCGATGCCACCCGGCAGATAGTCAAGTCCGGGCGGCGCTCACGCATTCTCGTGCTCACCACTTTCGACGACGACGATCATCTGTATCCCGCGCTTGCTGCCGGTGCTTCGGGGTTTCTCGTCAAGGACACCGAACCTGCCGAGTTGCTCGGTGCCATTCGCCGGGTAGCCGAGGGCGAGATGGTGTTCTCCCCGGAACTGCTTCGCCGCGTCGTGGATCGAGCGGTGATTGGCGCCGCCGCGGGCACTGCTGTGACAGAGGCGGTTTCGCTGACCGAACGCGAATCGCAGGTTCTCGCCCTGGTTGCGGAAGGGAAGAGCAATCAGGAAATCGGGGACGTGCTGCATTTGGGTGTGACGACGGTCAAGACTCATGTGGCAAACCTGATGTCGAAGACGGGCTGCGACAATCGGGTCCGCCTTGCCGTGTACCACTTACAGAACCGTCAATGA
- a CDS encoding amidohydrolase family protein encodes MSTAPASTTITDVTVYSGRHWLEGRDVVVTDGIVTAIEASRGTAAPSGPNSGRVDGSGAYLIPGFVNTHTHIQQSLMRGIAEGTPLLEWLLAVAEESVLITPEKAYTATVAASLEALRSGTTTLVEHMWPHPSSEVHDAVIRGLRDTGIRALLGRGVGDRSDPTRKWGFDPRLLQPLGDVLAHTDQIMRDVAGSRIDAAVAVPNPRSLTPEGMAQVREFAQARGLTVSIHLLETQTDNMMCTEHAGMGAVEFLDSNDFLWDRVLAVHCVELDDRGQKVLAERGVGVSYNPVSNMRLGSGVAPVPSFLEAGLAVGLGVDGAASNDTQDMLETLRTGAYVQRATRSRADLLGFGVMLDIATGGANSALGLPPRSGGVSVGDAADLTMIRFERDFGCLPVRDPGASILTTGTRQIVDTVLVAGEVVIRDGHSTRVDEVELISALTAL; translated from the coding sequence ATGAGTACCGCACCCGCCAGCACCACCATCACCGATGTCACTGTCTACAGCGGCAGGCATTGGCTCGAAGGTCGCGACGTCGTTGTGACGGACGGAATTGTCACCGCGATCGAGGCGTCGCGCGGTACCGCGGCTCCGAGCGGCCCGAACTCCGGGAGGGTGGACGGGTCCGGGGCGTACCTGATTCCCGGATTCGTCAACACCCACACGCACATCCAGCAGTCGCTGATGCGAGGTATCGCGGAGGGAACCCCACTACTCGAATGGCTGCTGGCCGTTGCCGAGGAATCGGTGCTGATCACTCCGGAGAAGGCATATACCGCAACAGTTGCGGCCAGCCTGGAGGCCCTGCGGAGCGGCACCACAACCTTGGTGGAACACATGTGGCCGCACCCGTCGAGCGAGGTCCACGACGCCGTCATCCGGGGATTGCGGGACACGGGGATTCGTGCCCTTCTGGGTCGCGGGGTGGGGGATCGCTCGGACCCGACGCGTAAGTGGGGGTTCGATCCCAGGCTTTTGCAGCCACTCGGCGACGTCCTCGCCCACACCGATCAGATAATGCGAGATGTCGCCGGTTCGCGCATCGATGCTGCTGTGGCAGTGCCGAATCCGCGATCGCTCACTCCGGAGGGGATGGCGCAGGTGCGGGAATTCGCGCAGGCGCGAGGACTGACCGTATCGATACATCTTCTCGAGACTCAGACCGACAATATGATGTGCACCGAACATGCGGGGATGGGTGCGGTCGAGTTTCTGGACTCGAATGATTTCCTGTGGGATCGAGTTCTCGCGGTTCATTGTGTCGAACTCGATGATCGTGGTCAAAAAGTGCTGGCAGAGAGGGGAGTTGGTGTCTCGTACAACCCGGTGAGCAACATGCGACTCGGTAGCGGGGTTGCGCCGGTTCCGAGTTTCCTCGAAGCTGGTCTCGCTGTGGGTCTGGGGGTGGACGGCGCAGCCAGTAACGACACGCAGGACATGCTCGAAACCCTGCGTACCGGTGCCTACGTGCAGCGGGCCACCCGATCACGTGCGGACCTGCTCGGTTTTGGTGTCATGCTCGATATCGCTACCGGCGGCGCCAACAGTGCGCTCGGCTTGCCGCCGCGATCCGGCGGTGTGTCGGTGGGAGATGCTGCTGATCTCACCATGATTCGGTTCGAGAGAGACTTCGGATGCCTGCCGGTGCGCGACCCGGGTGCATCCATTCTCACGACCGGCACCCGGCAGATCGTCGACACCGTTCTGGTTGCCGGTGAGGTTGTCATTCGCGACGGGCACTCGACGCGGGTGGACGAGGTGGAGTTGATCAGTGCACTCACGGCGCTGTGA
- a CDS encoding acyl-CoA dehydrogenase family protein: MINLELPKKLKASANQAHQVAAQIFRPISRKYDLAEHEYPVELDTMAAMVEGLSDSGGDIGGAAGGRADSGKTGNANGGNMSALLNSLETSWGDVGLMLSIPYQGLGNAAIAAVSTDEQLERFGKVWASMAITEPSFGSDSAAVTTTAVLDGDEWVLNGEKIFVTAGERSTHIVVWASVDKSKGRAAIKSFVVPRDAPGLSVARLEHKLGIKASDTAVLLLQDCRIPADNILGSAEVNVEKGFAGVMQTFDNTRPMVAAMAIGVGRAALEELRTIFTEAGVEVSYDTPAYNQHAAAAEFLRMEADWEAAYLLALRAAWMADNKKPNSLEASMSKAKAGRTGTDITLKAVELAGTYGYSQRPLLEKWGRDSKILDIFEGTQQIQQLIIARRLLGKTSAELK; the protein is encoded by the coding sequence ATGATCAATCTCGAACTTCCCAAGAAGCTCAAAGCATCCGCGAACCAGGCGCATCAGGTCGCAGCTCAGATCTTCCGACCCATCTCGCGTAAATACGATCTAGCCGAACACGAATACCCGGTCGAACTCGACACGATGGCCGCCATGGTCGAGGGTCTGTCCGACTCCGGTGGCGACATCGGCGGCGCTGCCGGCGGCCGAGCGGATTCCGGTAAGACCGGCAACGCCAACGGTGGCAATATGTCGGCACTGCTCAACTCCCTCGAAACCTCTTGGGGCGACGTTGGTCTCATGCTCTCGATCCCTTACCAGGGACTCGGCAACGCGGCCATCGCGGCCGTCTCCACCGACGAGCAACTCGAACGGTTCGGCAAGGTATGGGCTTCGATGGCCATCACCGAGCCCAGCTTCGGATCCGACTCGGCAGCGGTCACCACCACAGCTGTTCTGGACGGTGACGAGTGGGTTCTCAACGGCGAGAAGATCTTTGTCACCGCCGGTGAGCGTTCCACGCACATCGTCGTCTGGGCGTCAGTCGACAAGTCCAAGGGCCGGGCGGCAATCAAGTCATTTGTCGTGCCGCGTGACGCGCCGGGCCTGAGCGTCGCTCGTCTCGAGCACAAACTGGGTATCAAAGCGTCCGACACCGCCGTACTGCTGCTCCAGGACTGCCGAATCCCCGCGGACAACATCCTCGGCAGCGCAGAGGTCAACGTCGAGAAGGGCTTTGCCGGCGTCATGCAGACGTTCGACAACACCCGTCCGATGGTCGCCGCGATGGCTATCGGCGTCGGCCGCGCCGCCCTCGAAGAATTGCGCACCATCTTTACGGAAGCGGGCGTCGAGGTCTCGTACGACACACCGGCCTACAACCAGCACGCGGCAGCCGCCGAGTTCCTTCGGATGGAAGCTGATTGGGAAGCTGCCTACCTGCTCGCACTGCGCGCGGCCTGGATGGCGGACAACAAGAAGCCGAACTCCCTCGAGGCATCGATGTCCAAGGCCAAGGCCGGCCGCACGGGCACCGACATCACCCTCAAGGCAGTGGAACTCGCCGGAACGTACGGCTACTCACAGCGTCCGTTGCTCGAGAAGTGGGGTCGAGACTCCAAGATCCTCGACATCTTCGAGGGTACTCAGCAGATTCAGCAGCTGATCATCGCTCGTCGTCTGCTGGGTAAGACCTCTGCCGAACTGAAGTAA
- a CDS encoding nitrate ABC transporter substrate-binding protein — protein sequence MSPNRTTVGTASIALALLAAFGLSACSSSDADTAVASEALEPAAEAQMLAGACPENVVVQLQWQPQSDMGALFEMLGPGYTVDTDDKSVSGTLVAGGKDTGVDLTLRAGGPAIGFQSVSSQMYVDDSITLGLIHGDQVIAASASQPVMAVTPLLKYSPAIVMWDPASHPEWKSVADIGKTDASVVVSKEQLFPQWLVAKGLLKQSQLDTSYDGAPSRFVGDPTIAQQGFANSEPYTYENETPAWDKPVSFDLLKDSGFDIYASNVSVRADKVESLSSCLTKLVPIIQQASADYISDPGAANDTIVDVVSQDISFSPYTEGEAAFSAQMLKDEGLIANEADGSVGTYDMARVARNVADLTPVLVAGGAAIPDSLTAQQIYTNQFTNPSIGIR from the coding sequence GTGAGTCCCAATCGCACAACTGTGGGAACCGCCAGTATCGCCCTCGCACTGCTTGCTGCATTCGGATTGAGTGCATGCAGTTCGAGTGACGCCGACACGGCAGTTGCGTCAGAGGCGCTCGAACCGGCGGCGGAAGCACAGATGCTTGCCGGAGCGTGCCCGGAAAACGTTGTAGTGCAGCTGCAATGGCAGCCCCAGTCGGATATGGGCGCGCTGTTCGAGATGCTCGGGCCGGGATATACGGTCGATACCGACGACAAGTCGGTCAGCGGCACTCTGGTCGCGGGCGGCAAGGATACCGGCGTCGATCTCACACTTCGGGCCGGCGGCCCCGCTATCGGATTTCAGTCCGTCAGTTCTCAGATGTACGTCGACGATTCGATCACGCTGGGGCTGATCCATGGCGACCAGGTGATTGCCGCGTCGGCGAGCCAGCCCGTCATGGCGGTGACCCCACTGCTCAAGTACAGTCCGGCAATCGTGATGTGGGACCCCGCGTCGCACCCCGAGTGGAAGAGTGTTGCCGATATCGGGAAAACCGATGCAAGCGTCGTGGTCTCGAAGGAACAGTTGTTTCCGCAGTGGCTGGTTGCGAAGGGGTTGTTGAAGCAGTCGCAACTCGACACGAGTTACGACGGCGCACCGTCGCGTTTCGTCGGCGATCCGACCATTGCGCAGCAGGGGTTCGCGAATTCCGAACCGTATACGTACGAGAACGAGACCCCGGCATGGGACAAGCCGGTTTCCTTTGACCTGCTGAAGGATTCGGGCTTCGATATCTATGCGTCCAACGTGTCGGTCCGCGCCGACAAAGTAGAATCGCTCTCGTCGTGCCTGACCAAGTTGGTACCGATCATCCAGCAGGCGAGCGCCGACTACATCAGTGATCCGGGCGCGGCGAATGACACGATCGTCGACGTTGTCTCGCAGGATATTTCGTTCAGCCCCTACACCGAGGGCGAAGCTGCCTTCAGTGCTCAGATGTTGAAGGACGAAGGATTGATTGCAAACGAGGCCGACGGTTCTGTGGGAACCTATGACATGGCCCGAGTCGCCCGAAACGTCGCTGACCTGACGCCCGTCCTGGTGGCAGGCGGTGCCGCGATTCCGGATTCACTGACCGCGCAGCAGATCTATACCAACCAGTTCACCAATCCGTCCATCGGAATCCGCTGA
- a CDS encoding acyl-CoA dehydrogenase family protein, which yields MIMTKQDSVAPSKSHATAHPRDTSAVGLNPVKRDAMGAAMRVLTKITGSEFADKFNLRQTIDRVTYEGTKTGFKTLGAATRGFKKVAGNDAPKRLPDNPAKNADYFDLTPDDDQKMIVETVREFASEILRTAAHDADEAAAAPADLTKRAAELGITLINVPEELDGAASDRGAVTNSLVAEALSHGDMGLALPILAPSGVAVALTQWGTDAQQKTYLPAFTGEQVPGAAVVVNEPRALFDPFALQTKAVRSPSGYRLNGVKSLVPAAATSELFVIAAELDGKPSFFIVESDTKGLVVEADPSMGLRAASLGRLILTDVSVPESALLGDGNADQRKAEYADAIRLARLGWASMAVGTSQAVLDYVIPYVNEREAFGEPISHRQAVAFMVANIAIELDGMRLVTLRGASRAEQGLSFARESALARKLASEKGMQIGLDGVQLLGGHGFTKEHPVERWYRDLRAIGVAEGIVLI from the coding sequence GTGATCATGACCAAGCAAGACAGTGTGGCCCCGAGCAAGAGCCATGCCACGGCGCACCCTCGCGACACGTCCGCAGTCGGCCTCAACCCCGTCAAACGCGATGCGATGGGTGCTGCCATGCGCGTGCTGACCAAGATCACCGGTTCTGAGTTCGCAGACAAGTTCAACCTGCGCCAGACTATCGACCGGGTTACCTACGAGGGCACCAAGACCGGCTTCAAGACTCTCGGCGCCGCTACGCGTGGCTTCAAGAAGGTCGCCGGCAACGACGCTCCCAAGCGGTTGCCGGACAACCCCGCCAAGAACGCCGACTACTTCGATCTGACGCCCGACGACGACCAGAAGATGATCGTCGAGACCGTGCGCGAGTTCGCGTCGGAAATCCTGCGCACCGCAGCACACGACGCCGATGAGGCCGCTGCCGCTCCCGCCGATCTGACGAAGCGCGCAGCCGAACTCGGGATCACCTTGATCAACGTCCCCGAGGAACTCGACGGCGCCGCATCCGATCGTGGCGCGGTCACCAACTCGCTTGTTGCCGAAGCACTCTCACACGGAGACATGGGGCTGGCGCTGCCGATCCTCGCTCCCAGCGGCGTAGCCGTAGCCCTCACTCAGTGGGGCACCGACGCGCAGCAGAAGACGTACCTCCCCGCATTCACCGGTGAACAGGTTCCCGGCGCCGCAGTGGTAGTCAACGAGCCTCGCGCACTGTTCGATCCCTTTGCTCTGCAGACCAAAGCTGTTCGCTCCCCCAGCGGATACCGACTCAACGGTGTCAAGAGCCTGGTACCGGCCGCCGCGACATCGGAACTTTTTGTCATCGCCGCGGAACTCGACGGCAAGCCGTCCTTCTTCATCGTGGAGTCGGACACCAAAGGCCTTGTCGTCGAAGCTGATCCCAGTATGGGACTGCGGGCCGCATCGCTGGGCCGCTTGATCCTCACCGATGTCTCGGTTCCGGAATCCGCACTTCTCGGCGACGGCAACGCTGATCAGCGTAAGGCCGAATACGCCGACGCGATCCGCCTCGCCCGCCTCGGTTGGGCGTCGATGGCGGTAGGCACCAGCCAGGCTGTCCTGGACTACGTGATTCCGTACGTGAACGAGCGCGAAGCCTTCGGTGAGCCGATCAGCCATCGTCAGGCAGTTGCCTTCATGGTGGCCAACATCGCCATCGAACTGGACGGGATGCGTCTGGTCACGCTACGCGGCGCTTCGCGCGCCGAGCAGGGGTTGTCCTTTGCTCGTGAATCCGCCCTGGCCCGGAAGCTGGCTTCCGAGAAGGGCATGCAGATCGGCCTCGACGGTGTGCAACTCCTCGGTGGACACGGATTCACCAAGGAACATCCGGTCGAGCGCTGGTACCGCGATCTTCGAGCCATCGGCGTTGCCGAGGGCATTGTCCTCATCTGA
- a CDS encoding ABC transporter ATP-binding protein has protein sequence MKLANTMQDTDARRLTTSMQMAFTDVVKKFDTGTVALDGINLDVRRGDFVAVVGPSGCGKSTLLRMAAGLERPTSGSVALDTESVGFIFQEPTLLPWRTVQSNVELSAELGGVPKALRRERGTDAINAVGLRDFSGQLPNALSGGMKMRVSLARALTLAPEVMLLDEPFGALDEMTRLDMQVELQRLYADKGFTAMFITHSVSEAVYLANKVVIMTARPGRIHSVVDIDFPYPRSPELRYDARFTEYVAEISASLHGSIR, from the coding sequence ATGAAACTCGCAAACACGATGCAGGACACCGACGCACGCAGACTGACCACGTCCATGCAGATGGCCTTCACCGATGTCGTGAAGAAGTTCGACACCGGCACGGTGGCACTGGACGGCATCAACCTCGATGTGCGTCGTGGCGACTTCGTGGCCGTGGTCGGCCCGTCCGGCTGCGGAAAGTCGACACTGTTGCGCATGGCAGCCGGTCTCGAGCGCCCTACCAGTGGATCCGTTGCACTCGACACCGAGTCAGTTGGCTTCATCTTCCAGGAACCGACGCTGTTGCCGTGGCGAACAGTGCAATCCAATGTCGAGTTGTCGGCCGAGTTGGGCGGTGTACCCAAAGCTCTCCGTCGTGAACGCGGCACCGACGCCATCAATGCAGTCGGCCTGCGCGACTTCTCGGGGCAACTGCCCAATGCACTGTCCGGCGGCATGAAGATGCGAGTGTCTCTCGCCCGGGCTCTGACCCTGGCTCCGGAGGTCATGCTCCTGGACGAGCCGTTCGGCGCTCTCGACGAAATGACTCGCCTCGACATGCAGGTCGAACTTCAACGGCTGTACGCGGACAAGGGATTCACCGCGATGTTCATCACGCATTCGGTGTCCGAGGCGGTGTACCTCGCCAACAAGGTTGTCATCATGACCGCGCGACCTGGTCGCATCCATTCTGTCGTCGACATCGACTTTCCTTACCCACGCAGCCCGGAACTGCGGTACGACGCCCGCTTCACCGAATACGTCGCCGAAATTTCGGCCAGTCTGCACGGGAGCATCCGATGA